ATCCATCGCCCGCACATACAGGCTATTCATATAGTCTTTCACCATGCGCCGGGCGCTGAATTGCGGCGCCAGGCTGCTGATCGATTCCTTCACCATCTGCAGCCAGCCAGTTGAGGGCTGGTTGCCCAAGCGTTCCCCATAGTACAACGGGATGATCTGGTTCTCTAATACGTCATACAAGCTGTGCGCATCGGCCAGGTCTTGTTCGCTTGCATCGGCATATTCCTGCTCGGTGCCAATTGCCCAGCCATTCTTGCCGTTGTAGCCCTCGCGCCACCAGCCATCCAGGATCGAGAAGTTGAGCGCACCGTTCAACGCCGCCTTCTGCCCCGAAGTACCCGAGGCCTCCAGCGGGCGGCGCGGCGTGTTGAGCCACACATCCACGCCCTGCACCAGATAGCGCGCCAACTCCATGTCATAGCCTTCCAGGAACACCAGCCGCCCGCCGGCTTCGGCCTTCTTGACCACGCGGTAGACCTCCTGGATCAGCAGCTTGCCACCTTCATCGGCCGGGTGGGCCTTCCCGGCGAAGATGATCTGCACCGGCCGGTCAGGCTTATTGATCAGCGCCAGCAGGTGCTCCACATCCTGCAAGACCAGGTTGGCGCGCTTGTACGTGGCGAAGCGACGGGCGAAGCCGATCGTCAGCGCGTACGGGTCGAGCAGCGCACCGCCGGCCACCACCTGCACCGGGTGAATGCCATCGTGCAACCATTGCTGGCGCACCCGTTCGCGCACATAGAAGGCCAGCTTGCGCTTGGCATGGCGGCGGGCGCGCCACAGCTCGGCATCGGGGATGGTATGGATCGCCTGCCAGGCCTGCGCATCATCCAGCCGCTCGCTCAGCGGGCCGAGATGCTTGCGATACAGTTGGCCCATACGCTTACTCAGCCAGGTAGGCGTATGGATGCCATTGGTAATATGCCCGATCGGCACCTGGCGCTCCTCCAACTGCGGCCACAAGCCGTGCCACATGCGCCGGGCCACCTGGCCGTGCAGCTCAGATACTCCGTTGTGCTGCGCCGAAAAGCGCAGCGCCAACACCGGCATACTGAACGCTTCGCCCCAACTGACTTGCTGAAAGGCCAGCTTCACAAACCCCGCCTGGTCCAGCCCCAGATCAGGCCAGTACTGTGAGAAATAGCGATCGACCAGCCAGATCGGAAATTCATCATTGCCGGCCGGCACGGGGGTGTGCGTGGTGAACACGTTGCCGGCGCGCACCGCCCGGATCGCCTCCACCAGGGGCATGCCGCCCTGCACGCGCTCGCGTGCCTGCTCCAGCCCCAAAAACGCCGAATGGCCTTCGTTCATATGCCACACGGTGGGGTTGTAGCCCAGCATGCGCAGGGCGCGCACGCCGCCAATGCCCAGCAGCATCTCCTGCGAGATGCGCAGGTCCAGATCGCTACTGTAGAGGCGCGCGGTCAGCTCGCGGTCGGCCGGGGTGTTGAGCTCTACATTGCTATCCAGCAGGTAGAGTGGCACACGGCCCACGCGAATTTGCCAAATACGCGCATGCAAGCTGCGCCCAGGCAGCTCGATCGAGACCATCAGCGGCTCGCCCTGCGCATCGTTGACCGCCAGCACGGGCATCTCGTCAAACTTCAGCGTCACCGGGCGCGAGTCTTGCCAGCCGTCCTCACTGATATGTTGGAAGAAGTAGCCGTGGGTATACAAGAAGCCCACCGCCACCAGCGGCAACCCGAGATCACTGGCTTCTTTCAAATGATCGCCGGCCAGCACGCCCAAGCCACCGGCATAGATCGGCAGGGTTTCGTGCAAGCCAAATTCGGAGGAGAAGTAGGCGATCGGCTTGTGGGTGTGCTGTGGATAGGTTTGCTGGAACCAGGTAGCCGGCGTGCGCAGATACTCATCGAAGGCTGCCACCACGCGGTCATAGTGCTCGGTAAAGTTCAGGTCAGCGCTGGCGCTCTGCAAAATCAACGGCGGCACATCGCGCAGAAAGACCACAGGGTTGTGCCCACTGGCCTGCCATTGCAACGGGTCAATGCGCTGGAACAAATCCTGCGCATCCGGTTGCCAGGTCCACCATAGGTTATAGGCCAGGTCGGCCAGACGAGCCACACGCTCAGGCAGCGCCAATTGCAACAGGGGTTGTGAGTTAAACGGCATACGAAGTCCTATTCTGTGCACAAAATCCACAAAATGCTACCATGCCCAAGATGGGCATACCCTAAGCGCTGAAGGGGCGGCGGGTATAATGCCCATCCTGCCCCCAGCAGACGGACAGTATGAGCAATGTCGAGGAGATCAAGGCACGCGTAGCCATTGAAGACATCGTCTCGGAGAGCGGTGTCCAGCTCCGTCGCGCCGGCAAGAATCTAAGCGGCTTCTGCCCCTTCCATAGCAACACGCGCACGCCATCTTTTGTCGTCTTCCCTGAATCAGGCACCTGGCGTTGCTTCGGCCAGTGCAACGAGGGCGGCGATGTTTTCAAATATGTAATGAAAAAAGAAGGGCTCGATTTTGCAGAAGCCCTGCGCCGCCTGGCCGACCGGGCGGGTATCCAGCTGCGCGCACCCAGCCCCGGCGAACAAGCCGCCAAGGAACAGCACGGCCGCCTGCGTGCCGTGCTGGAAGCGACGGTGCGTTTTTACCAGGCGCAATTGCAAACCCCCGCCGGCGCCCGCGTGCTGGCCTACCTGCATGGCCGCAGCCTTACGGATGAAACGATTGCCGCCTTTGAGCTCGGCTACGCCCCCGAAGCGCTCGAGCCACTCAGCGCCGCGCTGCAAGCCGCCGGCTTCACGCTGGAGGAGATGCTCGAAGCAGGCGTCCTCAGCCAGTCCGAGGACGGGCGCCGCTACCCGCGCTTTCGCCATCGCTTGATGTTTCCCATTCGCGATGCAAATGGCAAGATGGCCGGCTTCGGCGCCCGCGCCCTCAGTGAGGAAGCGCTACCCAAATACCTCAACTCCGCCCAGAACCCGCTGTTTGACAAGGGCAACCTGCTCTACGGCATGGATAAAGCGCGCAAGCACATCCGTAGCCAGGATGAAGCCGTGCTGGTGGAAGGCTATATGGATGTCATCGCCTTGCATCAGGCCGGCTACCCCAACGCCGTCTCCCCGATGGGCACGGCCCTCGGCGAGCAACAGCTGCGCGCCCTCAAGCGCCTCAGCACGCGCATTGTGCTGGCGCTGGATGCTGACGCCGCCGGCGACAAAGCCACGCTGCGCGGCCTGGAAGTGGCCCGCAAAAGCCTCGACCGCCAGGCCGACCCGGTCTTCGATGCGCGCGGTTTGCTGCGCCACGAGGGCCGCCTGCAAGCCGACATCCGCGTCACTACCTTGCCGGAGGGCAAGGATCCGGATGAGATCGTCGCCGCCGACCCGGCGGCCTGGCCCGGCATCCTGCAGGCGGCGCGTCCCATCGTTGAGCATGTGATGTACAGCCTGGCCGCCGGCAAAGATCTGCAAGACGCCAAGGTCAAGCAAGCGCTGGCGACGCAGATTTTGCCACTGATCGCCGATGTGCCCAGCCCGGTGGAGCGCGATAGCTATACCCAAAAATTGGCGCGCTTGCTGCAAGTAGATGAACGCAGCCTGATGGCCGAACGCCCGCGGCGCGCTGCGCCCCGCGCCCGGCGCAGCCAGGCCGCGGCGAAGCCGCCGCCTTTGCAACTGCCCGTGGCCAAAGACAGCCTGGCCCTGCTGGAAGCGCATTGCCTCAGCCTACTCATTCGCCACCCCGAATCGTTGTATCGTGCCGACCGGGCCCTATTGGCAGCCGGCTTGCCACGCCTGTCGCAAAGCGAGTTTGAGCACAGCGACCATCAGGAGTTATTTCGCCTGGTGCGCGAAGCCTTGGAGCAAAACGAGCAAGAGCCCAACAGCTATGTGATGCAACAAGTGCCCCCGGCGCTATTCGACCGGGTGGAGCAACTGATCAAGCAATCCGAAAAACTAGACCCGCAGGACGATAAAGTCTTCGAAGATTTGCTGCGCACCTTCCTGCTGCTGCGCCGGCGCGTACTGCACAAGAGCAACGAGCAAATGCGCTTCCTGCAGCAGGAAGCCCAACAAGAGGGCGATCCAAAAGCCAGCGAGTACCAACAGCTAATGGTACAAAACACCCTAACCTTGCGACGCCTGGATCAAGCCCTGGCCAACGGCCCGCAAACGCGCTCAGCCACCCGATAGGCCAGCCCAAGTGCTATGATGGACTCCGACGTGGAACGACCCGAAGACAACCTGGAGCACTCCGAACACGAGGATGAGTTGCTGGAAGACGCCGCCCAAGAAGACGGTGACCTGCTCAACGAACTCTCCGAGGACGAGGATGGCGTAGATGCCCTGCGTGAAGACCTGCGCAAGCTGGAGGAACGCGTGCGCCAGGAAGGCGCCATTGAACTGGGCGATGACCCGGTGCGCCTCTACCTTAAGGAAATCGGCCGCGTCAGCCTGCTGGATACCGACCGCGAGCTGTGGCTGGCCACCCGCGTCGAGGCGCTAAAACGGCTCAGCTTTTTGCAGGCGCAAGCCGCCAGCGAAAAGCAGCCCGAGCCCGACCCGGAGCTGGTGTTCAAAGCCGCCTATGCCGAGCTCAACGAGGCCTGGCTGCGCCTGGCCAAAGAAGTGAAGGCATTCGGGCACAAACCGCCACAATTGCTCTCCCTGGCGCAGGAAGCGCTGCGCCTGCAAAAAACCTGGACGATGGAAACCCCCTCGTATGTGCGCAGTTACCTCGATAACGGCATGTGGGGGCGTGATCCGCGCTGGGATGCAGTAGCCCGCAGCACCTTCATCATCTTCATCGGCTTTTATCTCTTCCCCGCCGAGCTGACCGAAAAGCTGCAAAAGACCATCGAGGGCGGCAGCCTGCCCAGCGCACGTAGCTTCGCCAACCTGCTACCGGCCGCCGAGGAGCTCAAGGTGGCCGCGGCCGCCGTGCACAGCCGCGCCATGGAAGCGCAGATCGCCATCATCAATGCCAACCTGCGCCTGGTGGTGAGCATTGCCAAGCGCTATGTCGGGCGCGGCTCCACCTTCGAGGATCTGATCCAGGAAGGCAATATCGGCCTGCTGCGTGCCGTCACCAAGTTTGACCCCACGCGTGGCTTCAAGTTCAGCACCTATGCCACCTGGTGGATCCGCCAGGCGATCACGCGCTCGATCGCCGATCAGGCACGCACCATTCGCATCCCCGTGCACCTGTTGGAATCGATCCAGCGCCTGATGCGCGCTCAACGCCAGATGACGCAGACCCTAGGCCGCGAGGCGACCTTTGAGGAGCTGGCGCTCGAGAGCGGCTTCCTCGACGAGGCCGATGTGGCCGCCATCCGCAAGGCGCAAGCCGCCAGCCAGCCGCTGGCGCCTGACCTCAAGCGCCGCTGGGCCCGCGCCACCACCAAGGTGGAGCAAACCCTGCGCAGCGCCGAGGAGCCGATGTCGCTGGAGAGCCCGGTAGGCGCCGGCGACGGCAGCGAGTTGGCCGATTTCATTCCCGATGAGGATGCGCTGGCCCCGATGGATGCCGCCGCCCGCGAAATGCTGCGCGAGCAGGTGCAGGGCGCCCTGGCTGGCCTCACCGACCGCGAGCGCGATGTGTTGCAAATGCGCTACGGCCTGCTGGACGGCAAGGACCACACTCTCGAAGAAGTGGGCCAGCATTTCAACGTGACGCGCGAGCGCATTCGCCAGATCGAAGCTAAGGCGCTGCGCAAACTGCGCCACCCCACCCGCAGCCACCAGTTGCGTGAATATCTGGGCGGCAACTAGCCTTATATAGAGAAACAAAAGCGGCTCCGAATTCGGAGCCGCTTTTTTGTGCATCGACCGGGCAGGTCATTCATCTTCATAGGCATCAAAGTCGTCATCGTCTTCGATCGGCCAGTCCAACTCCAGCGGGTCTAGCCAGACCACATCCAACTCCGTTGAGCAAGAGGAACAGGTGACACTCATGCCGATTTTTGCGGTGCCCTTTACTTTCACCGTAGCACCACACGAGGGGCAAACAGCATCGCTCATGCAAGCTTCCTTTCAGCCACAGGCAGGCTGCAAATAGAGTGGATGGCAATGTAGCGCAATTGCTAGCGAAGCGCACAGGAAAACTATCTTGGATTTTGGGGACCGAAGAAAGCTTATCTGGGGGAGGCTTGAAGACTAGCAGACCGCATTTTAGCGAACCTATCGAACCTCGCTAGCGCTCTTCTCCGTCTTGCTGAACATACGCTGCTGGTCAGGCTCAGGCTCGAAGTAATAGCCGATACCCGCATCGGTCATGATGTAGCGCGGGTTCGAGGGATCCGGCTCGATCTTGCCGCGCAAGCGGCTGATCAAACCACGCACCAGGCCCTGGCTGCCCTCGCCGCCGTAGCCCCACACGTACTCCACCAAGTTCTCGGAGGGGATGATGCGCCCCGGGTGGGTCATCAGTGCGTACAGCAGGCGGAACTCCAGTTGCGTCAGGCGCGTCGGCGCGTCTTTGCCCACCTGTACACTGCGCTTCGCAGGATCCAGCGTGATGCCCGCCTGGCTCAGCGCCGGCAGGCTAAAGTAAGGCAGGCCCGAGCTGCGACGCATCAGGGCGCGCAATTGCGCCACCATGAATTTGTGGCTATACGGGCGGCTGAACACCAAATCGGCGCCGGCTTCGATGAAATCGATCTGCGCGCCTTCATTGCCGGCTTCCATCAGCATCACGATCGGCGCCTGATTCTCCAGGCGCAACTGGCTGATGAACTCAGAAGTAATCGCTTTTTCGGTAGTAAACGCGAAGAAGAAAAGCTCCGCCGGGCGATCGCCTTGCGAAAGCTGGTCGAGCTCAGTAACCAGGCGGACTTCGAAGCCAGCGCGTTGAAGAATAAGAGTGAGTACAGCTGCTTCGTCTGCGTCCGGGGCGAACAATAAAGTCAGCATTGAAAGCGCGTTACGTTATTGTATATCACCTTCACGCATTCGTGGTAGTGCGCACGGCGTCCATTAATTCGCGCGCCGATTGCAAAGTACCTTCACTCACTTCGCCAAACATGTTGGCCAGCTCGTGAATACGCGCCTCTTCTTTCAAGCGCACAGCCTGGGTTTGCGTGCGCCCTTCGCTCACTACTTTTTCCACCTTGAAGTGCTGGTCCCCATACGCGGCCAGTTGCGGCAAGTGCGTCACGCACAAGACTTGATGGGCGCGTGCCAAGCGCCATAGTTTCTCCCCCACCACACTGCCCACGCGCCCGCCGATGCCCTGGTCGATCTCGTCAAAGATCAGCGTGGGGGTGTGGTCTGCGCGCGCCAGCACATTCTTCATCGCCAGCATCAGGCGCGCCGTCTCACCTCCTGAGGCGATCTTGACCAGTGGCTTCAACCCCTCGCCGGGGTTGGGCGCCACCAGAAACTCGATCGTTTCGTGCCCGTGCGCATCAAAGGCGAAGCGTTGGCCCGCGATGGCCAGGCCGGCCGCGTCCGGCGTAGTGCGGAAATCCACCCCGAAGCGCGCCGCCTCCATCTTGAGGTCGTCCAGCTCCACTTCGATGCCCTTGCTCAGCTCGGCGGCGGCCGCATGGCGCTTGGCGGAGAGCGCCTGCGCGTCCTGGGCCAATTGCGCCAGCAATTCGCCCTCGCCGTGTTGCAGCGCAGCCAGGCGCTCCTCCGCATTCGAGATATTCTCGAGGTCTTTGCGGGCGCGTTGGCCAAATTCTAAAATGGCGGGAATATCCTCACCATACTTGCGTTTGAGGCCCTGCAGCAGTGCCAGGCGTTCTTCCACTTCTTCGAGCCGCTTGGGGTTGAACTCGATCTGTTCCAAATAGCTGCGCAGATCACGCGCCACATCCGCCATTTCATCCAGCAGGCCCTGGGCACGCTTGTGCAGCCCGGCCTGCGAGGCATCCACGCGGGCCAGGCCGCTGAGCGCATCCACCGCGGCGCCCATACGGTCATTGGCCGCGGGGCTTTCATCCCCGCTCTCATCCAGCGCGGCCAGCGCCAGGGTGGCGTTGGCGGCCAGGCTCTCGGCGTTGGCCAGGCGCGTGCGCTCATCGCGCAGGCTGGCTTCTTCCTCCGGCTGCAGCTTGGCCGCCTCGATCTCCTGCACCTGAAAGCTGAGCAATTCGATGCGCCGGGCGGCATCCGCCTCGGCTTCACGCAGGCTGGCCAGCTCACGGCGCAGGCCCTGCAATTGGCCATAGGTTTTTTGATAGGCGGCCAGCTCGCGCTCCACCCCGGCATAGCGATCCAACAGCACCCGATGGGCCGGCACGCGCAGCAGCGAGAGATGCTCAGATTGGCCGTGCAGATCGATCAGCAGCTCGCCCAGTTCGCGCACCAACGCCAGCGTCGAGGGGCGGCCATTGATGCGCACGACATTGCGCCCCTCGCGGCGGAACTCGCGCGCGATCTGCACATAATCGCCATCATCCAGCAGCTCTTCGCGCTGCAAAATGGCGTGGATCAGCTCGCGGGTGA
The DNA window shown above is from Anaerolineales bacterium and carries:
- the recN gene encoding DNA repair protein RecN; the encoded protein is MLTELRIQNFAIIEDLTLELGSGLVTFSGETGAGKSILIDAVETLLGVRADLSLIRAGDERASVEGTFRIPDVTRELIHAILQREELLDDGDYVQIAREFRREGRNVVRINGRPSTLALVRELGELLIDLHGQSEHLSLLRVPAHRVLLDRYAGVERELAAYQKTYGQLQGLRRELASLREAEADAARRIELLSFQVQEIEAAKLQPEEEASLRDERTRLANAESLAANATLALAALDESGDESPAANDRMGAAVDALSGLARVDASQAGLHKRAQGLLDEMADVARDLRSYLEQIEFNPKRLEEVEERLALLQGLKRKYGEDIPAILEFGQRARKDLENISNAEERLAALQHGEGELLAQLAQDAQALSAKRHAAAAELSKGIEVELDDLKMEAARFGVDFRTTPDAAGLAIAGQRFAFDAHGHETIEFLVAPNPGEGLKPLVKIASGGETARLMLAMKNVLARADHTPTLIFDEIDQGIGGRVGSVVGEKLWRLARAHQVLCVTHLPQLAAYGDQHFKVEKVVSEGRTQTQAVRLKEEARIHELANMFGEVSEGTLQSARELMDAVRTTTNA
- a CDS encoding response regulator transcription factor, which produces MLTLLFAPDADEAAVLTLILQRAGFEVRLVTELDQLSQGDRPAELFFFAFTTEKAITSEFISQLRLENQAPIVMLMEAGNEGAQIDFIEAGADLVFSRPYSHKFMVAQLRALMRRSSGLPYFSLPALSQAGITLDPAKRSVQVGKDAPTRLTQLEFRLLYALMTHPGRIIPSENLVEYVWGYGGEGSQGLVRGLISRLRGKIEPDPSNPRYIMTDAGIGYYFEPEPDQQRMFSKTEKSASEVR
- the glgP gene encoding alpha-glucan family phosphorylase, with the protein product MPFNSQPLLQLALPERVARLADLAYNLWWTWQPDAQDLFQRIDPLQWQASGHNPVVFLRDVPPLILQSASADLNFTEHYDRVVAAFDEYLRTPATWFQQTYPQHTHKPIAYFSSEFGLHETLPIYAGGLGVLAGDHLKEASDLGLPLVAVGFLYTHGYFFQHISEDGWQDSRPVTLKFDEMPVLAVNDAQGEPLMVSIELPGRSLHARIWQIRVGRVPLYLLDSNVELNTPADRELTARLYSSDLDLRISQEMLLGIGGVRALRMLGYNPTVWHMNEGHSAFLGLEQARERVQGGMPLVEAIRAVRAGNVFTTHTPVPAGNDEFPIWLVDRYFSQYWPDLGLDQAGFVKLAFQQVSWGEAFSMPVLALRFSAQHNGVSELHGQVARRMWHGLWPQLEERQVPIGHITNGIHTPTWLSKRMGQLYRKHLGPLSERLDDAQAWQAIHTIPDAELWRARRHAKRKLAFYVRERVRQQWLHDGIHPVQVVAGGALLDPYALTIGFARRFATYKRANLVLQDVEHLLALINKPDRPVQIIFAGKAHPADEGGKLLIQEVYRVVKKAEAGGRLVFLEGYDMELARYLVQGVDVWLNTPRRPLEASGTSGQKAALNGALNFSILDGWWREGYNGKNGWAIGTEQEYADASEQDLADAHSLYDVLENQIIPLYYGERLGNQPSTGWLQMVKESISSLAPQFSARRMVKDYMNSLYVRAMDAAADSVEFD
- the dnaG gene encoding DNA primase, producing MSNVEEIKARVAIEDIVSESGVQLRRAGKNLSGFCPFHSNTRTPSFVVFPESGTWRCFGQCNEGGDVFKYVMKKEGLDFAEALRRLADRAGIQLRAPSPGEQAAKEQHGRLRAVLEATVRFYQAQLQTPAGARVLAYLHGRSLTDETIAAFELGYAPEALEPLSAALQAAGFTLEEMLEAGVLSQSEDGRRYPRFRHRLMFPIRDANGKMAGFGARALSEEALPKYLNSAQNPLFDKGNLLYGMDKARKHIRSQDEAVLVEGYMDVIALHQAGYPNAVSPMGTALGEQQLRALKRLSTRIVLALDADAAGDKATLRGLEVARKSLDRQADPVFDARGLLRHEGRLQADIRVTTLPEGKDPDEIVAADPAAWPGILQAARPIVEHVMYSLAAGKDLQDAKVKQALATQILPLIADVPSPVERDSYTQKLARLLQVDERSLMAERPRRAAPRARRSQAAAKPPPLQLPVAKDSLALLEAHCLSLLIRHPESLYRADRALLAAGLPRLSQSEFEHSDHQELFRLVREALEQNEQEPNSYVMQQVPPALFDRVEQLIKQSEKLDPQDDKVFEDLLRTFLLLRRRVLHKSNEQMRFLQQEAQQEGDPKASEYQQLMVQNTLTLRRLDQALANGPQTRSATR
- a CDS encoding sigma-70 family RNA polymerase sigma factor — its product is MDSDVERPEDNLEHSEHEDELLEDAAQEDGDLLNELSEDEDGVDALREDLRKLEERVRQEGAIELGDDPVRLYLKEIGRVSLLDTDRELWLATRVEALKRLSFLQAQAASEKQPEPDPELVFKAAYAELNEAWLRLAKEVKAFGHKPPQLLSLAQEALRLQKTWTMETPSYVRSYLDNGMWGRDPRWDAVARSTFIIFIGFYLFPAELTEKLQKTIEGGSLPSARSFANLLPAAEELKVAAAAVHSRAMEAQIAIINANLRLVVSIAKRYVGRGSTFEDLIQEGNIGLLRAVTKFDPTRGFKFSTYATWWIRQAITRSIADQARTIRIPVHLLESIQRLMRAQRQMTQTLGREATFEELALESGFLDEADVAAIRKAQAASQPLAPDLKRRWARATTKVEQTLRSAEEPMSLESPVGAGDGSELADFIPDEDALAPMDAAAREMLREQVQGALAGLTDRERDVLQMRYGLLDGKDHTLEEVGQHFNVTRERIRQIEAKALRKLRHPTRSHQLREYLGGN